The following proteins are co-located in the Equus caballus isolate H_3958 breed thoroughbred chromosome 15, TB-T2T, whole genome shotgun sequence genome:
- the LOC100629143 gene encoding myelin and lymphocyte protein isoform X1, which translates to MARPSGVRVFIKYPAFFFWELVLGGLVWILIASSLVPFPLTQGWVMFVSVFCFVGTTALLFWYMCGSDYEETSWVILDIVYHCFASMFYLSASILEALATNNMQEGSYFTYQHYLENIFATGRLLFVEGGGGVECRDCDLRDHGTKIPADPWTGS; encoded by the exons ATGGCCCGGCCCAGCGGCGTCAGAGTCTTCATCAAATACCCAGCGTTTTTCTTCTGGGAGCTT gtCTTAGGGGGCCTAGTGTGGATCCTGATTGCCTCGTCCCTGGTGCCCTTCCCCCTGACCCAGGGCTGGGTGATGTTCGTGTCTGTGTTCTGCTTCGTGGGCACCACTGCTCTGCTCTTCTGGTACATGTGTGGCAGTGACTATGAGGAGACTTCCTGGGTTATCCTG GACATAGTCTACCACTGTTTCGCCTCCATGTTTTACCTCAGCGCCTCCATCCTGGAAGCTTTGGCCACCAACAACATGCAAGAGGGCTCCTACTTCACATACCAACATTATCTTGAAAACATCTTTGCTACG GGTCGTCTCCTGTTTGTGGAAGGGGGTGGTGGGGTGGAGTGTAGGGACTGTGATCTGAGAGACCATGGAACAAAGATCCCTGCTGACCCCTGGACCGGATCTTGA
- the LOC100629143 gene encoding myelin and lymphocyte protein isoform X2, with protein sequence MARPSGVRVFIKYPAFFFWELVLGGLVWILIASSLVPFPLTQGWVMFVSVFCFVGTTALLFWYMCGSDYEETSWVILDIVYHCFASMFYLSASILEALATNNMQEGSYFTYQHYLENIFATVFSYLATLVYVQHVCASCGILDYSLGEDSDSDN encoded by the exons ATGGCCCGGCCCAGCGGCGTCAGAGTCTTCATCAAATACCCAGCGTTTTTCTTCTGGGAGCTT gtCTTAGGGGGCCTAGTGTGGATCCTGATTGCCTCGTCCCTGGTGCCCTTCCCCCTGACCCAGGGCTGGGTGATGTTCGTGTCTGTGTTCTGCTTCGTGGGCACCACTGCTCTGCTCTTCTGGTACATGTGTGGCAGTGACTATGAGGAGACTTCCTGGGTTATCCTG GACATAGTCTACCACTGTTTCGCCTCCATGTTTTACCTCAGCGCCTCCATCCTGGAAGCTTTGGCCACCAACAACATGCAAGAGGGCTCCTACTTCACATACCAACATTATCTTGAAAACATCTTTGCTACG GTTTTTTCGTACCTAGCCACTCTGGTATACGTGCAACATGTGTGTGCTTCTTGCGGCATATTAGACTATAGTTTAGGTGAAGATTCAGATAGTGATAACTGA